The DNA region ctgaaatattacaaacataattattcaaccccacataactccaaacaagactctttcaaccctttgaataaggtgataacattgtttttcacttctcggcttgtaatgagttttaaacaaaataaaaagataataggctcaagggggtttTAAACAAGGGATGAAATTATTTTAGGGTTggctttttggctaactggctaaaaagacaaaaaaaaaaaaacaaaattgcATTTATCATATtagtgtgcacaagtaaacaacaacatgaacaagagtcaattcaagttctagagacaaacagacatgagtgaatcacacaagaaagaaagagatggatttttgcatgttatccatataaggctcaaagctCACCAGGGTTAATGATCTACTGCTAAAGATATAAaatttagagtttagtcctacctaccatactaaaaatgcacaacaaaattttcacatcacaccacaagactttagtcaagagacttaagaaaaatactcataattataaatcaaaaaccaaaggaaaaagcatgcaatttatttatttattttaaattttaacCAAAAACAGAGACaaactgaaaacaaaacaaagaaaacaaaacaaataaatgattCCCTCCCCCGCACTTAAAACAcacattgtcctcaatgaaaaagcataaatataaaataagagtgagagaaaggaaagaacacacccgaggagtcaaggcggataaatGATTGCATAAGTAGCCTTTCTcaaagagagctcttctacagtctcttcttccaaagtcgggttctcatggagTAACTTTGGGTAGTGTTCATTGAACTTAAAATTTTGATTAGTGTCTTCGCCTTTTATTCtaggatcaaagaagaatcttcgataagtaaaagtgttgaattggcacgtgaaagtgatctcctttttcacaacatcaagaatcaaaggattatggggttgcctcactacttttatttcatctttatgtgagatcctatgcatatatatggatgggctaatatcacgagtgtcagccaaggtccatccaattcccttcttatatttctgcttaagttgaagctttgatgaataatatgaatccttgggaagtggtttaggctctatagaatgtggttgttcaatggatgaTATGTTTGGGGTAGCCGAAATGTCAAGATTTtcagctacataaacaacttcgtttacactgtcaccctgcaaggcaacatcaatctcagcacaaacagcataaaggttagtgttagtacaatcgtcacatgagtaaatatcatcaaaactagataaagttggaaaaccagctgaaaacaaatcagaataagctgcatcaacaacttcagaaagcaactctatttgaaaaatAGAATGCTCTTCCAAGGGATATTTCATAGCATCAAAAATATAGAATTTCGCAACGATGTCACCAAATAacatggacatggttccatcgtcaacatcaacTTTTGTTTTAACTGTTTTCATGAACGGTCTACCCAAAATGATTGGTGATCTGCTTGAATTTGTTTCTCCATACATGTCTAGAATGTAAAAGTCTATaggaaaaatcaagtcattaacttgaacaagcACATCTTCCACTATTCCGGCGGGATGAGCATTGCTTATTTTCGCCAGTTGAATGATTAAACTtgtatgctgcaaaggaccaaggtcaagattgaaattctggtatcagatatgagatgttgaaggtaatgtcacgacactaatatctaaaTAACAAGTAAAATATGAACAGAATAAAAACCAGGAAACAATTGAAAaacgacacaagcaattgttaacccagttcggtgcaaacacacctacgtttgggggctaccaagccaggaaggaaatccactaaacagaattagttcaaagactctcaacaaacaacttcaagttacagtcttttcacctaatctctacctgtgtgaTTTCTATCTGAGAACTCTTAGacatgagaccctactcactccccctcaatcacagcagtgacactagaacaaataccaaaaagaaagaagacacaattcaaggacacacacttgatcttgcttaaaagcttcaatcaagtaaacaaatacactcgtacttcaaagcttagaatgGACAAATTACAACTGAAAAACTCAGCCTaattcacacatcaacaagatggatgaatggctcacaattcacaaacgcacacaagactaaaaccctaatacTCACTCACTTCACCGTTTGTCTTTTCTATCTATAAAACAAGGTTTACATAGTCTTTAAATAGAAGTTTTCTAAATGGGCCTGGGCAgtatgaaaccctaattctatttatTGCATATTCCCTAAGAAATAGCAGCGAATCATTCCTTTTCAGGAAACAAAATATTCTAGatttaaatagaattactccttgaataatgcatgcaatctccacataagcacacaaagacttgcatgaatagcgcaacaacaaaatacataacattcagactgaatgttctataTGCACATGTcgtaacatcgggtctgacatcttgatTAAATCCTGCATAACCATATCAAACAACCTGCAgaaagctgatatcacatgtcaagactaCAAGCGTGACATGTTGTGATAACACTaaattttaccaaaattgatgccaattcatagaaccaacaaactccccctttggcaaattttggctaaaacaaacaACAGATCACACGTTCACACGAAATCAATCAGAGCatcagttcagcagcagaagAAAACATACACACATCACTAGCAAAAATaacaactagtaaacacacaaGACACACAAGTGCTTGTACTCTCCCTCAAGTCCATGCAACTTCCCAAAACACAACAGCTCCCCCTTAAGCCAGTCTACAACAAGCAACAACCACAGAGAATTCTCCCCCTGTACCAAACAAATAAACACCAAAATTCTCCCCCTGTACCAGACAAGCAGAGCAACAACGCTACAACTACaactacttctccccctttttagccaaaagagaccaaagagacaaaataaatgtctatcTAGTCATTAATAGAAATACTAGAAGTTAAAGAGTAACATCACCAAGTACATACATAGCTGTAAGAATTCTGAGAAACATACAAAAAAAACACACAAAGAAATCCACCAAAAAACTAAGAAAACCATCAAAACAAGAGGGACCAAAGCCAACAGAGCTACTCATTAGAGCTTGAGTTTGCAGTCTCTTCAGCAGCACAAGAAGCAGAATTGCCACTCACATCATCATTGTTagcagacctctcactagaggtgtgggcttcagcTTCTTCTTCATGGGTGACATTAACATGTTCAACATTTTCACCCTCAGCCTGCTCCAAGCTTTTAATCAAGGTTTCCAAAGATTGTTTTCTAGCTGTGGCTACCCTAATCCCTTCACCTAGATCTTTGCATGTCTCCTTAAGCTCAACAATTGCTCCAACTTTTGAGACTGTCCTCCTCATGGAAGATGCCATGACAATATCCTCGACATGATTGCCTTCAAAGAGTTTGTAGTGCATAGACAGAGCTGGTTTTCTCCTACTAGGTAAATCATTTGAGCACAGAATACCAGGATGTTGGTTCAAGATAATTCCATAGATCATAGAGGGAAAAGCAATTGGCAGTTTAACTGCATCAGTAGTTGCATGCTTGATGATTTGATCAAACATATATCTACCATAGTCAAATTTCACTTTTGTCCCAACAGCAAAAATAAACCTCCCAAGAGTATTAGCAATGGTGGAGATATGGTTGGCAGAGACCCAGTTAGCAGCTCCTATTTTATGCAGGATAGCATACTTGATAGCCAACTTCCCAACAGGAAGCTGCTTTTTAAAAGGCAAAACTTTCACCTGCTTAGTTGTAATCTCCCTACATACCTAATTGTCTGTAACCTCTAATTCTCCTGCACCCTCATTATTTATGCCTAGAAAATTATTAATAACAGTAGGAGAGAATGTTATACACTTACCCCTCACATACACCTTGCAGAACTCCTTGCTGTTCTTATCAAAAATATCCTCAGGAATATTAACAATAAATTCCTTGACTAAACCTTCATAGCATTGAGAGAACCCAACAACAGTCTTCAAAAGCCCATCAGCTTgtatcaggtccatgacctccttgacATCAGCAACATCTTTTCCCAATTCCCTTTCCACAACTACCCTTCTCtgaatcacaaatttccacttAGCAGCTCCATCCTCAAGATGGAAGGAGATGTTATCCAAATGAACAACAAGTACTTTAACAAGAGACTTCCTAACAGTAGTTTTCTGTACAGGcgagatgtcagggacatcttcctcaacatcctcTTCAGGCTCAGAATCATCTCTGATCTTCCTCTTCTTAATTTCAACCCTGCTTCATGGTTTGGAGGGACCAATGACAACAATCTTCTTAGCTTCTCTAGCTGACATAAGTTCATCCATATATTTTCCTTTGCGAGTCTTCATGCGTTTAACCACACTTGGCTTTATGTAATGTATCAAGCTTTCCTCTTGATCATCAGAGCTACTATCCTCTAGATCAATCACAACATTTGCAGCATCATACTTCTTAGAGTGGGAAGCATTAGCCGTGTTAGAGGCCACAAATTTCCCTTTGTCAGACACGGTTTGCCCTAGAGAGCGCAACCCTTCAACAGCCAAGGCCTTTTCAGAACTGGAGGAATCATCACCCTTGCCACTAGGTTGTTCAACCTTAGGAGGGGGATATATTTGAGCAAGGGGAGTAGAAACCCCCTTAACAGAGTGGCCTTCATTACGAATTCTAGTAACTAGGTATCTTATAACACGATCAGTATAATGTGTTCCTTCCTTATACTTAGTGACAGGAGTTGAACCAGACGGAATACTAGAGGGATTACCTTGATTGGAACAAGCAGAAGCAGAGGCATCAATGGAGATGGGTTGGTTCAAATCAATGTCCGCGGAGGGAATAACAGAGAGAGAAGAAACATCTAGAATCTCATCATCAGGGACGTCCATGGGAGGAACACTAAACTTTGGAGTAGACTTAGTATTTTTAGAAGCAGATGTATCTTGATATTGTGACATTTTGGAGTTTTTCTGGAAAAAGTAAGGTTGCCCTAACAGAGGTTTATGGAGACGGAAAAGGAAGATGGAATAGTTGGAGTAGATAATGGGGTTATGGGGGTAGCGTGTGAAGATGgaatagatggtatttccaatacaaggtaatgatttaccataatggGGGCACTTTATTTTAGGAAAATAGACTGTAATTTGAGTActttttccactccatattaattgctacaatTTTTCATAAATGCAAATCCCTAATCTCCCTCTCAGGAATTCAAATTGATTTtcatccaaggcctttgtaaaaatatcagctaactgcatctcaatagcaacatgctctaaggctacaatcttatcctccacaagttctctaataaaatggtgacagatatcaatatgtttggtcctgaTGTGCTGAATAGGGTTCTTTGAgatgtttatagcactcaggttgtcgcagtacaatgtcatgacatcttgtgtgacattgtattcagtcagcatttgtttca from Lathyrus oleraceus cultivar Zhongwan6 chromosome 1, CAAS_Psat_ZW6_1.0, whole genome shotgun sequence includes:
- the LOC127105802 gene encoding uncharacterized protein LOC127105802: MSQYQDTSASKNTKSTPKFSVPPMDVPDDEILDVSSLSVIPSADIDLNQPISIDASASACSNQGNPSSIPSGSTPVTKYKEGTHYTDRVIRYLVTRIRNEGHSVKGVSTPLAQIYPPPKVEQPSGKGDDSSSSEKALAVEGLRSLGQTVSDKGKFVASNTANASHSKKYDAANVVIDLEDSSSDDQEESLIHYIKPSVVKRMKTRKGKYMDELMVEIKKRKIRDDSEPEEDVEEDVPDISPVQKTTVRKSLVKVLVVHLDNISFHLEDGAAKWKFVIQRRVVVERELGKDVADVKEVMDLIQADGLLKTVVGFSQCYEGLVKEFIVNIPEDIFDKNSKEFCKVYVRGKCITFSPTVINNFLGINNEGAGELELPVGKLAIKYAILHKIGAANWVSANHISTIANTLGRFIFAVGTKVKFDYGRYMFDQIIKHATTDAVKLPIAFPSMIYGIILNQHPGILCSNDLPSRRKPALSMHYKLFEGNHVEDIVMASSMRRTVSKVGAIVELKETCKDLGEGIRVATARKQSLETLIKSLEQAEGENVEHVNVTHEEEAEAHTSSERSANNDDVSGNSASCAAEETANSSSNE